The Teredinibacter sp. KSP-S5-2 genome includes a window with the following:
- a CDS encoding esterase-like activity of phytase family protein encodes MNQITKYGVVSLLCTSLIACSGDDGKDGAAGAQGPIGNRGENGVNALTMHTDLQNGNAHCASGGVRIDTGLDINENDALDTAEISQTSYVCSPNVNKNFIRIASFAVCSQLDANCNTDTETSAEIAAVSEDGLTVIYTDSPAEQIGFVDITQPEEPKAAGVLALAGEPTSVAVKDGYALVAVNTSANYVDVSGQLDVVDIKTQSIVQTIDLGGQPDSIAVSKDGQYAAVVIENERDEDLGDGAPPQAPAGELIIVSLMGAPSTWATTAVDLTGLADLYAGDPEPEYVDINEDNIAVVSLQENNHIVLVDLATASVIQHFSAGSIDLENIDVAEEDPAIISLTGNLDSVLREPDGVSWINSELFATADEGDLDGGSRSFSIFNKNGDVVWHSGATLDHMTVKYGHYPDSRSKNKGNEPENVEFGSYMGDDYLFVNSERSSLVFVYNVNDPANPVFKQVLPAAAAPEGVVAVPSRNLLIAASEADSRGDKMRSALNIYRYQVAEIAYPSILSANRIDGTPIPWGAMSGLAAHTTDSNTLYAIEDSFYGSNRIFTLNVETKPATLSSELVIKDSNDVFASLNVAALADTSVAENHVTRIDVFDEADLAAMINADKTVNLDPEGIAVASSGGFWLASEGSGTVGDAGRPVNSANLLFKIDATGVIENVVMLPADVNEKQLRFGFEGVTEYNGVVYVAFQRAWGDENNVRIGAYDIANQNWSFYFYPLDAVASQNGGWIGLSDIVSAGEGKLLVLERDNQGGPDAAVKRIYSVDVSSSTAGHTLTKTLVRDLMSDLKASGGLVPEKVEGLTIAANGDAYIVNDNDGVDDNSGETQLINLGQLTY; translated from the coding sequence ATGAATCAAATAACGAAATATGGCGTTGTGTCATTGCTTTGCACAAGCTTAATCGCGTGTAGTGGTGATGATGGTAAAGATGGCGCTGCGGGTGCTCAAGGGCCAATTGGTAATCGTGGTGAAAATGGCGTAAATGCTTTGACAATGCACACCGATTTACAGAATGGTAATGCACACTGTGCAAGTGGCGGAGTGAGAATTGATACCGGTTTGGATATCAACGAAAATGATGCGCTGGATACCGCAGAAATCAGTCAAACTTCCTATGTTTGTTCGCCCAATGTAAACAAAAATTTTATTCGTATTGCTTCTTTTGCTGTGTGTTCTCAGCTTGATGCAAACTGCAATACGGATACTGAAACCTCTGCAGAAATAGCCGCTGTTTCTGAAGACGGTTTAACCGTTATTTATACGGATAGTCCCGCTGAACAAATTGGCTTTGTTGATATTACGCAGCCCGAAGAGCCAAAAGCGGCTGGGGTATTGGCCTTGGCCGGTGAGCCAACATCTGTTGCTGTGAAAGACGGATACGCATTGGTCGCGGTAAATACCTCTGCGAACTATGTCGATGTTTCCGGGCAGTTGGATGTCGTGGACATTAAAACTCAATCCATTGTGCAAACGATTGATCTTGGTGGGCAGCCGGATTCCATCGCAGTAAGTAAGGACGGGCAATACGCTGCCGTGGTTATTGAGAATGAGCGTGATGAAGATCTTGGTGATGGTGCTCCGCCACAGGCTCCGGCTGGAGAACTCATTATCGTTTCTCTTATGGGGGCTCCTTCAACGTGGGCAACGACGGCTGTCGACTTAACCGGTCTTGCTGATTTGTATGCCGGCGACCCTGAGCCTGAATATGTTGATATTAACGAAGACAATATTGCAGTGGTGTCGTTGCAGGAAAACAATCACATTGTTCTCGTCGATTTAGCAACAGCCTCGGTTATCCAACATTTTTCTGCCGGTAGCATCGACCTGGAAAATATCGATGTAGCTGAAGAAGACCCCGCTATTATTTCTTTAACGGGAAATTTAGATTCCGTACTGCGTGAACCGGATGGTGTTTCCTGGATCAACTCCGAATTATTTGCCACCGCAGATGAAGGCGATTTGGACGGGGGTAGTCGCAGCTTTTCCATATTTAATAAAAATGGTGATGTGGTTTGGCATTCCGGAGCGACACTGGATCATATGACGGTTAAATATGGCCATTACCCTGACAGTCGTTCAAAAAATAAAGGCAATGAACCGGAAAATGTTGAATTCGGTTCATATATGGGGGATGACTATTTATTTGTTAACTCTGAACGCTCAAGCCTGGTTTTTGTGTATAACGTAAACGACCCCGCCAATCCGGTGTTTAAGCAAGTCCTTCCTGCTGCTGCGGCCCCGGAAGGTGTTGTGGCTGTACCTTCGCGTAATTTATTGATCGCTGCGAGTGAGGCAGATAGTCGCGGTGATAAAATGCGTTCGGCATTGAATATCTACCGTTATCAGGTGGCAGAAATTGCCTATCCAAGTATTCTATCTGCTAACCGCATCGATGGCACACCGATTCCCTGGGGAGCCATGTCTGGTTTAGCTGCGCATACAACGGATAGCAATACCTTATATGCGATTGAAGATAGCTTTTACGGTAGTAATCGCATATTCACTCTGAATGTTGAAACCAAACCTGCAACGTTGTCTTCCGAGTTGGTGATTAAAGACAGCAACGATGTGTTTGCTTCTTTAAATGTTGCTGCCTTGGCTGATACAAGTGTTGCTGAAAATCATGTAACGCGTATTGATGTTTTTGATGAGGCGGATTTAGCGGCGATGATCAATGCCGATAAAACGGTTAACCTTGACCCGGAAGGAATTGCGGTTGCATCTTCAGGCGGCTTCTGGCTGGCATCAGAAGGCTCTGGCACGGTGGGTGATGCCGGTCGTCCGGTGAATAGTGCAAACCTGCTATTTAAAATAGATGCGACAGGCGTGATCGAAAATGTTGTGATGTTGCCCGCTGATGTGAACGAAAAACAATTGCGTTTTGGTTTTGAAGGAGTAACGGAATACAACGGTGTGGTGTATGTTGCTTTCCAGCGCGCCTGGGGTGACGAAAATAATGTTCGTATTGGTGCTTATGATATTGCGAACCAAAACTGGAGTTTCTATTTCTACCCATTAGACGCTGTTGCATCACAAAATGGTGGTTGGATTGGTTTATCGGATATTGTTTCCGCTGGCGAAGGGAAGTTGTTAGTACTTGAGCGTGATAATCAAGGCGGCCCCGATGCTGCGGTGAAGCGTATCTATTCTGTGGATGTGAGTAGTTCAACTGCAGGTCATACGTTAACTAAAACCCTGGTGCGTGATCTTATGTCGGATTTAAAAGCCTCTGGCGGCTTGGTACCTGAAAAAGTAGAAGGGTTAACCATTGCTGCTAATGGTGATGCTTATATCGTGAACGATAACGATGGTGTTGACGATAACAGTGGTGAAACTCAACTGATAAACCTTGGCCAACTGACATATTAG
- a CDS encoding ExeM/NucH family extracellular endonuclease has protein sequence MMNKRGFKGRKTAGFLLSCALFAGAGNAVADAYISEIHYDNDGTDVGESIEISGTPGQSIAGWSLVLYNGSSSQRSPYNTIDLSGTLVAPQGCEQGLYVHEFPSNGIQNGAPDAVALVDDAGNVVQFISYEGFFEAATGPAVELISQDIGVSETSSTPVGYSLQFVDGAWVEPQPNTFGQCSGGTTGPTEPEVVKIHEIQGSGDAVTSESVFTVEAVVVGDFQSSSQLRGFFIQEEDADADDSVQTSEGIFVYCSSCDVDVNVGDKVQVTGLAKEFYGMSQLNATQAGDIKVLSTQNTLPSPAVIDLPVQVTGTDLASATSEINNFYEKYEGMLVSYSDTLSVSEYYQLSRFGQVTLAEGGRFRQFTDKAYPSVDGLIAHQIDLASRTIILDDDNNTQNAALVNNSPVYFPQSGFSIDNFFRGGDTITNLTGVLHWSYPGSGANTWRIRPVTEAFSYSFNAENIRSASPSDVGGHIKVASFNVLNYFTTLDDGSNACGPNADMGCRGANSPEELIRQTNKIVSAICQMDADVVGLMEIENPSINSEVSPVATLVEHLNSACGGYSAIDTGTTGTDAITVAMIYKPASLDKVGTTAVLDSTEFLDPNQTGQSKNRAALAQSFRDNASGEVFTVSVNHLKSKGSSCGDGDDDTTTGQGNCNQTRTLAAQMEAAWLASNPTGVETSKTLVIGDLNAYRNEDPISTFKNSGYIDLIDTLNGETAYGYVFDAQLGYLDHALASNDLFAYVTGVTDWHINADEVNLLDYNDEIRDAGEASYDAKPSALPLYNSDPYRSSDHDPVVIGIAFPTIPTCNGKQATVYVKDGMIVGGAKDGRPYYGILVGTMEDDVIVGTDNNDVIRGKKGNDLICARGGDDYIRAGQGDDVVLAGDGMDLVYGGSGKDKLFGEKGHDFLNGNRDDDFLDGGEDSNFLDGAKGMDSCRNGNAFRCETKL, from the coding sequence ATGATGAATAAACGAGGATTTAAGGGCAGAAAAACCGCCGGTTTTTTGCTCTCCTGCGCATTGTTTGCAGGAGCGGGTAACGCGGTAGCAGATGCATATATTAGCGAAATTCACTACGATAATGATGGCACCGACGTGGGTGAATCCATCGAAATCTCCGGTACGCCAGGGCAAAGTATCGCCGGCTGGAGTCTGGTTCTTTATAACGGTTCCAGCAGTCAGCGGTCCCCGTATAATACCATTGATTTGTCAGGCACCTTGGTGGCGCCACAGGGGTGTGAGCAAGGGCTTTATGTGCATGAGTTTCCATCAAACGGCATTCAAAACGGTGCGCCTGATGCCGTGGCGCTGGTAGATGATGCGGGTAATGTCGTTCAGTTCATTAGCTACGAAGGGTTTTTCGAAGCGGCAACGGGTCCAGCCGTTGAATTAATCAGTCAGGATATTGGTGTAAGCGAAACAAGCAGTACGCCGGTGGGCTATTCATTACAGTTTGTTGACGGTGCCTGGGTAGAGCCACAGCCCAATACGTTTGGCCAATGTTCGGGCGGGACTACTGGGCCGACAGAGCCAGAAGTGGTAAAAATTCACGAAATACAAGGTTCTGGCGATGCGGTAACAAGTGAATCCGTATTCACTGTGGAAGCGGTTGTGGTTGGGGATTTTCAATCCAGCAGTCAATTACGTGGTTTTTTTATTCAGGAAGAAGATGCTGATGCGGATGACAGTGTACAAACTTCGGAAGGGATTTTTGTCTATTGTTCCAGTTGCGATGTGGATGTCAATGTCGGTGACAAAGTTCAAGTGACTGGCCTGGCCAAAGAATTTTATGGTATGAGCCAGTTGAATGCGACACAAGCCGGCGACATAAAAGTTCTTAGTACGCAAAATACGCTACCTTCCCCTGCGGTCATTGATTTGCCTGTGCAAGTCACTGGTACAGATTTGGCAAGTGCCACATCAGAAATCAATAATTTCTACGAAAAATACGAAGGTATGTTGGTCAGCTATTCGGACACACTTTCCGTTTCCGAGTACTATCAACTTAGTCGCTTTGGACAAGTGACTTTAGCAGAAGGTGGTCGTTTCCGTCAGTTTACGGATAAAGCTTATCCGAGTGTAGATGGTTTGATTGCCCATCAAATTGACCTTGCGTCTCGAACAATTATTTTAGACGACGACAACAATACGCAAAATGCGGCGTTAGTAAATAACTCGCCTGTTTATTTTCCTCAGTCAGGTTTTTCCATCGATAATTTCTTCCGCGGCGGCGATACCATTACGAATCTAACCGGTGTATTACATTGGTCTTATCCTGGTAGCGGCGCGAATACATGGCGTATTCGTCCAGTGACGGAAGCGTTTTCTTATTCTTTTAATGCTGAAAATATTCGTTCAGCTTCTCCCTCTGATGTGGGCGGACACATAAAAGTTGCCAGCTTCAATGTGTTGAATTATTTCACTACTTTGGATGACGGAAGTAATGCGTGTGGTCCAAACGCGGATATGGGCTGTCGAGGTGCTAACTCCCCCGAAGAGTTAATCCGACAAACAAATAAAATCGTTTCCGCTATTTGTCAAATGGATGCCGATGTCGTTGGTTTAATGGAAATTGAAAACCCGTCGATTAATTCTGAAGTCAGTCCTGTTGCAACATTGGTAGAACACTTAAACAGTGCTTGTGGTGGGTATTCAGCCATAGACACAGGAACAACGGGTACGGATGCGATTACGGTCGCGATGATTTATAAGCCAGCTTCATTGGATAAAGTAGGCACAACAGCGGTTCTCGATTCCACTGAATTTTTAGACCCCAACCAAACCGGTCAATCAAAAAATAGAGCAGCACTGGCTCAAAGTTTCCGTGATAACGCCAGTGGTGAAGTATTTACGGTTTCGGTTAACCATCTAAAATCCAAAGGTTCCAGTTGTGGTGATGGCGACGACGATACAACAACCGGGCAGGGAAATTGTAACCAGACTCGTACGCTTGCGGCACAAATGGAAGCAGCTTGGTTAGCTTCAAATCCTACGGGTGTTGAGACCTCTAAAACATTGGTAATTGGTGACTTAAACGCATACCGTAACGAAGACCCTATCTCCACATTTAAAAATTCAGGCTATATCGATCTGATCGATACCTTGAATGGTGAAACGGCTTACGGTTATGTATTTGATGCACAATTAGGTTATCTGGATCATGCTCTGGCATCGAACGATTTATTTGCATATGTTACAGGTGTAACGGATTGGCACATTAACGCGGACGAAGTAAATTTACTGGACTACAACGACGAAATTCGCGATGCCGGTGAAGCTTCATACGATGCGAAACCCTCAGCTCTGCCATTGTATAACTCTGACCCTTATCGTTCATCGGATCACGACCCCGTTGTTATTGGTATTGCCTTCCCAACTATTCCAACCTGTAACGGCAAGCAAGCCACGGTTTATGTGAAAGATGGAATGATTGTTGGCGGGGCAAAAGATGGTCGCCCATATTACGGAATTTTGGTCGGAACCATGGAAGATGATGTGATTGTTGGAACCGACAATAACGATGTTATCCGAGGAAAAAAAGGTAACGACCTTATCTGTGCCCGCGGTGGTGACGATTATATTCGTGCAGGACAAGGCGATGATGTTGTCTTGGCTGGTGATGGTATGGACCTTGTTTATGGCGGTTCAGGAAAAGACAAGTTGTTCGGCGAAAAAGGTCATGATTTTTTGAACGGCAATCGCGATGACGATTTTCTTGATGGTGGCGAAGACTCCAACTTCTTGGATGGCGCGAAGGGAATGGATAGTTGTCGGAACGGAAATGCGTTTCGGTGTGAAACTAAACTGTAA
- a CDS encoding putative quinol monooxygenase, whose amino-acid sequence MSDLLEMTALITAEKGKGSELKEAIQLLIEKTLEEPGCIEFQVFQELDNDDFFVLWEKFESREALSFHMEQEYTKEYFSLGLVASTKVIKHKHV is encoded by the coding sequence ATGAGTGATTTGCTTGAAATGACTGCGCTAATTACCGCAGAAAAAGGAAAGGGGAGTGAGTTAAAAGAAGCAATACAGCTCCTTATCGAAAAGACACTTGAGGAGCCAGGTTGTATCGAGTTTCAGGTTTTTCAAGAGCTGGATAATGACGATTTTTTTGTTTTGTGGGAAAAGTTTGAAAGCCGGGAAGCGTTGAGTTTTCATATGGAGCAGGAATACACCAAAGAGTATTTTTCCCTTGGTTTGGTGGCGTCGACTAAAGTCATCAAACATAAGCATGTGTAA
- a CDS encoding trypsin-like peptidase domain-containing protein has protein sequence MRIVLCLLVISATALTGCNKSGSEEEISADSSGSITPVVQTIKSPDTSVADSTNKNNSHSSLSAEPQKASALTTELNKTHKPRNAIESARNATVFIDTGFGTGSGFFIDKQCTVVTNKHVVMLEKKDIRELEENQRELADYLLRGIANREDRHRLTERMDALDKAVQSYYPDGTPKEIKITLVNGRVIQAKTKGISTQFDLAYLHIKEHGCDPLIPLLEDLPLGHKVYTIGNPVGLKYSVTSGIISGMQEYEDISYIQTDAAINPGNSGGPLIDRDGQFVGVNTMILEGTEGIGFALPAKEVVSDMQALTREMSLAVQSEEFRQWEQGVKSHKPEQNDKKDSEELKAAVRKCVLEYDNEEWGAALPECKFAAKKDDPQAQFLWAQMLFGKGDRISRQKAIKLIKQSSKAGYAEALHSLGAMHKYGDLVERNISLSDDLYKESCEKQYSMGCNSLGISYLEQNMYKEAEGAFEKSAQLGSTLALYNLGYLSEQGFGVPVDKKRAEDYYSRAARLGSNIAQYRMFWYSYKGFAKKKDYAMAYTWLMVSELDKRSMEDDLPGWNDDIPANTRFFVEKLLNTQQRQKAKTDAKLLVEKISIDAEKHRRKHLYQRASI, from the coding sequence ATGCGAATAGTTTTGTGTTTACTTGTGATAAGTGCGACGGCTTTAACCGGCTGCAATAAGTCGGGTTCAGAAGAAGAGATTTCAGCAGATTCTTCAGGTTCAATTACGCCAGTTGTTCAAACTATCAAATCACCTGATACCAGCGTTGCCGATTCAACAAACAAAAACAATTCTCACTCATCTCTCAGTGCAGAACCCCAGAAGGCATCGGCATTAACCACGGAATTAAACAAAACGCATAAACCACGCAACGCAATTGAATCAGCAAGAAATGCCACCGTTTTTATTGATACAGGGTTTGGAACAGGTTCAGGCTTTTTTATCGACAAGCAGTGTACCGTTGTAACCAACAAACATGTTGTGATGTTGGAGAAGAAGGATATCCGCGAGCTTGAAGAGAACCAACGAGAGCTGGCAGATTATCTTCTAAGAGGAATAGCCAATCGAGAAGATCGTCATAGGCTGACAGAACGAATGGATGCGCTGGACAAAGCAGTGCAATCTTATTATCCAGATGGTACGCCAAAAGAAATAAAAATTACCCTGGTGAACGGAAGAGTTATCCAAGCTAAGACAAAGGGTATAAGTACACAATTTGACTTGGCCTATCTCCACATCAAAGAGCACGGGTGCGATCCACTCATACCTCTACTGGAAGACCTTCCCCTTGGACATAAGGTATACACCATTGGAAATCCCGTGGGGCTGAAATACAGCGTTACTTCTGGAATTATTTCCGGTATGCAAGAGTACGAGGACATTAGCTACATTCAAACTGATGCAGCGATTAACCCCGGCAATAGTGGAGGGCCGTTAATCGATCGTGATGGACAGTTTGTTGGCGTAAACACAATGATTTTGGAAGGTACAGAAGGTATTGGTTTTGCCTTACCCGCAAAGGAAGTTGTATCGGATATGCAAGCGCTGACCCGAGAGATGTCACTTGCGGTACAAAGTGAAGAATTTAGACAATGGGAACAGGGAGTCAAAAGCCATAAACCTGAGCAAAACGATAAGAAGGACAGTGAGGAGCTGAAAGCCGCCGTACGAAAGTGTGTGCTTGAGTATGATAACGAAGAATGGGGGGCAGCGTTACCAGAGTGTAAATTTGCTGCCAAAAAAGACGACCCTCAAGCGCAGTTTTTATGGGCACAGATGCTGTTTGGAAAAGGAGACAGAATAAGCCGACAGAAAGCAATTAAACTCATAAAACAGTCTTCCAAAGCCGGTTACGCAGAAGCGCTTCATTCCTTGGGCGCAATGCATAAGTATGGTGATTTAGTCGAGCGCAACATATCGCTTTCAGATGATTTATACAAGGAATCCTGTGAAAAACAATATTCGATGGGTTGTAACTCCTTGGGTATTTCCTATCTTGAACAAAATATGTATAAAGAGGCGGAAGGGGCTTTTGAAAAGAGTGCACAGTTAGGCAGTACATTGGCACTCTACAACTTGGGGTATTTGAGCGAACAGGGTTTTGGGGTTCCTGTCGATAAGAAGCGAGCAGAGGACTATTACAGCAGAGCCGCACGGTTAGGGAGCAATATTGCCCAGTACAGAATGTTTTGGTATTCCTACAAGGGCTTTGCGAAAAAGAAAGATTACGCCATGGCATATACTTGGTTAATGGTCAGTGAGCTGGATAAGCGCAGCATGGAAGACGACTTACCAGGCTGGAACGATGATATCCCTGCAAATACACGATTTTTTGTTGAAAAACTATTGAATACGCAACAAAGGCAAAAGGCGAAGACAGATGCAAAATTGTTGGTAGAAAAAATTAGTATCGACGCCGAAAAACATAGAAGAAAACATCTGTATCAGCGAGCATCGATCTAG
- a CDS encoding GNAT family N-acetyltransferase, protein MNIVQAKISDATIVSSVICSAHKDVAVMFALNSDNCPKHPSFCEASWVESDIERGVEYFLYQENGEIAGCVSVETASNGQVVYLNRLSVLPVYRSMGIGGALVRFVLGYAKSQSRNAVSIGIISRHTKLKNWYRGLGFVDGDVKTFPHLPFDVLFMSYVI, encoded by the coding sequence GAATATTGTTCAAGCAAAAATAAGCGATGCAACGATTGTCTCATCTGTTATTTGTTCTGCGCATAAAGATGTTGCAGTAATGTTTGCGCTGAATTCTGATAATTGTCCAAAGCATCCTTCATTTTGTGAGGCGAGTTGGGTTGAGTCCGATATCGAAAGAGGCGTAGAGTATTTTCTATATCAAGAGAATGGAGAAATAGCTGGTTGTGTCTCGGTGGAAACCGCGTCTAACGGTCAGGTAGTTTATCTCAATCGCCTGTCTGTGCTTCCTGTCTACAGAAGTATGGGAATCGGTGGTGCATTGGTTCGTTTTGTCTTGGGTTATGCAAAAAGCCAAAGCAGGAATGCAGTAAGTATCGGTATTATCTCCAGGCATACAAAACTTAAAAACTGGTATCGTGGGTTAGGGTTTGTTGATGGTGACGTGAAAACGTTTCCTCATCTTCCGTTTGATGTTTTGTTTATGAGCTATGTTATCTAG